The Agarilytica rhodophyticola genome has a window encoding:
- a CDS encoding ABC transporter ATP-binding protein, which yields MSLTLSNISYIVDGEKYIDDINITFTAGSFNVLLGRTLAGKTSLMRLIAGLDKPSSGSIFMDGVDVTNIPVQKRNIAMVYQQFINYPNLTVFENIASPLRIAGFDRKIINDRVKEIAQMLHIEPFLERRPLELSGGQQQRTAMARALIKKGGVILFDEPLVNLDYKLREQLRIELRELFKTQNTIAIYASTEPNEALALGGSTTLMHEGKAIQNGPVEEVYYFPNSIVAAELFGEPPINILALTINDCLGHINDSTAVNFQKMIGMRDLSNGQYKLGIRPHHISTVQQSDDDIAMDVSIDVAEISGSETFLHMTSAVGSIVAQLPGVHSFHTDTPIKIFFPVSKLYIFDLSGNMIHSPQYLNSLTNSHHNRINYG from the coding sequence ATGTCGCTAACCTTAAGTAATATCTCCTATATTGTCGATGGTGAGAAGTATATCGACGATATTAATATCACCTTTACGGCGGGATCATTTAATGTACTTTTGGGGCGAACATTAGCAGGTAAAACTTCTTTAATGAGGTTAATTGCAGGCTTAGATAAGCCCAGCAGTGGCAGCATATTCATGGACGGCGTAGATGTGACTAATATACCTGTGCAAAAACGTAATATTGCTATGGTCTACCAACAATTTATTAATTACCCCAATCTTACAGTATTTGAAAATATTGCTTCCCCCCTACGCATTGCCGGCTTTGATCGAAAAATTATTAATGATCGTGTTAAAGAAATAGCTCAAATGTTACATATTGAGCCATTTTTAGAGCGTCGACCTCTGGAGCTTTCCGGCGGGCAGCAACAGAGAACTGCGATGGCGAGAGCTTTAATAAAAAAAGGGGGGGTGATTTTATTTGATGAGCCACTGGTAAATTTGGATTACAAATTACGAGAGCAGTTGCGTATCGAACTGCGCGAGCTATTTAAGACCCAAAATACTATAGCTATTTATGCCAGTACCGAACCTAATGAGGCACTTGCTTTAGGCGGCTCGACTACTTTGATGCACGAGGGGAAGGCAATTCAGAATGGTCCAGTAGAAGAGGTGTACTATTTTCCCAATAGCATTGTGGCTGCCGAGTTATTTGGTGAGCCCCCGATCAATATTTTAGCGCTCACCATAAATGATTGTCTTGGTCATATTAATGATAGCACTGCTGTAAATTTTCAAAAGATGATTGGTATGAGGGATCTTAGCAATGGCCAATATAAGCTAGGCATTCGTCCTCATCATATTAGTACCGTGCAGCAGTCTGATGATGATATTGCCATGGATGTATCTATTGATGTGGCAGAAATTAGTGGTTCTGAAACTTTTTTACATATGACATCAGCTGTTGGGTCTATAGTGGCTCAATTACCAGGTGTTCATAGCTTTCATACCGATACGCCGATAAAAATATTCTTTCCTGTTAGCAAGTTATATATTTTTGATTTAAGCGGCAATATGATCCACTCACCACAGTACCTTAATTCATTGACAAATAGTCATCATAATCGGATTAATTATGGCTGA
- a CDS encoding DeoR/GlpR family transcriptional regulator, translated as MNQTYRHSQILQLIQERNFVSIDELVEHFKVTPQTIRRDLNTLAKTNAITRHHGGACLGLSTVNTEYSKRKVTNQQAKNNIAKKLVQLIPDNSSLFINIGTTTEAVAQALLHHKNLKVVTNNIHVASILSENESCSIIVAGGEVRNNDGGIIGESTVEFIDQFQMDFGIIGISGIDDNGSLLDYDYREVKVSRSIIRNSRQVLLAADQTKFGRNAMIRLGNINEAHHFFTDFDPSKNIKTLLETNGVQLHKT; from the coding sequence ATGAATCAAACCTATCGCCACAGTCAGATACTGCAGTTGATACAAGAACGTAATTTTGTATCCATTGATGAATTGGTTGAACACTTTAAAGTTACGCCCCAAACGATACGACGCGATCTTAATACTTTAGCAAAGACCAATGCCATTACCCGCCATCATGGAGGAGCATGTTTAGGTCTGAGCACAGTTAATACGGAGTATTCCAAAAGGAAAGTGACCAATCAACAAGCGAAAAATAACATCGCTAAAAAATTGGTACAGTTAATTCCTGATAATTCATCGCTGTTCATTAATATTGGTACAACTACTGAGGCTGTCGCCCAGGCTTTACTGCATCATAAAAACCTTAAAGTCGTAACCAATAACATACACGTTGCCTCTATTCTAAGTGAAAATGAGTCTTGCTCTATTATTGTTGCAGGTGGTGAAGTGCGAAATAACGACGGCGGCATCATTGGTGAATCTACCGTGGAATTTATCGATCAATTTCAAATGGATTTCGGCATTATAGGCATCAGCGGTATTGATGATAATGGCTCTTTACTCGATTACGATTATAGAGAAGTAAAAGTGTCGCGCAGTATCATTCGAAATTCTCGGCAAGTGTTACTGGCTGCGGATCAGACAAAATTCGGTCGCAATGCCATGATACGATTAGGGAATATCAATGAGGCGCACCATTTTTTCACCGATTTTGATCCCTCTAAAAATATCAAAACCCTGTTAGAAACCAACGGTGTTCAGTTGCATAAAACCTAG
- the glpD gene encoding glycerol-3-phosphate dehydrogenase, with amino-acid sequence MQPQNNLPIVMPMNMYDLIVVGGGVNGCGIAHDASGRGLNVLLCEQNDLASHTSSNSSKLIHGGLRYLEHYEFRLVREALKEREVLIGNAPHIIWPLRFRLPHRPHLRPRWMILAGLFLYDNLSKLTTLKKSKGVAFGPDSPLVDEVKKGFEYSDAWVDDARLVVLNAMAARDNGADILTRTSCISAKREQDCWLVQLRDNITQQVTETRCKMLVNAAGPWVADLFDGVVDVKAPQNVRLIKGSHIVVPKLHDQEQAYILQNEDNRIVFVIPYEDNFSLIGTTDVEIKGDPSQVQISEEEISYLIDVTNQNFKHKICRDDIVHTYSGVRPLLDDESSDAQAITRDYTLEVDHADKTPPLLSVFGGKITTYRKLAEAAGNKINQFFPQMTASKTKTNVLPGGDFKDQEILFAQLHKTYPWLDSSLLTRYVRSYGTLSKTILHGCISVEDMGQHFGCGLYQREVEYLIDREWAHTVDDVIWRRSKLGLRLSALEKEQLGTFLNASGSECKKAS; translated from the coding sequence ATGCAGCCACAGAATAACTTACCAATAGTGATGCCTATGAATATGTATGACTTGATTGTGGTCGGCGGTGGTGTCAATGGTTGTGGTATTGCACACGATGCATCCGGCCGCGGCTTAAATGTCCTCCTTTGCGAGCAAAATGATCTCGCCTCCCATACCTCTTCTAACAGTAGCAAGCTTATTCACGGTGGTCTTCGCTATCTGGAACACTATGAATTTCGTCTGGTCAGAGAAGCACTGAAAGAACGCGAAGTACTGATTGGCAATGCACCTCATATTATATGGCCGCTGCGTTTTAGACTGCCTCATAGGCCTCACCTAAGACCGCGCTGGATGATATTGGCGGGCCTATTTTTATATGACAATCTGAGCAAACTGACCACCTTAAAAAAGTCAAAAGGTGTCGCCTTTGGCCCCGACAGTCCTCTTGTAGACGAGGTAAAAAAAGGCTTTGAATACTCAGATGCATGGGTTGATGATGCGCGGTTAGTAGTACTTAACGCCATGGCGGCTAGGGACAATGGGGCAGATATTCTGACGAGAACTAGCTGTATCAGCGCTAAAAGGGAACAAGACTGCTGGTTGGTACAGCTGAGAGATAACATCACCCAGCAAGTGACAGAAACACGCTGTAAAATGCTAGTCAATGCGGCAGGGCCATGGGTAGCAGACTTATTTGACGGCGTGGTCGATGTCAAAGCTCCGCAAAACGTTCGTTTAATCAAAGGCAGCCATATTGTGGTGCCTAAATTACACGATCAAGAGCAAGCGTACATTTTGCAAAATGAAGATAATCGCATTGTGTTTGTTATTCCTTATGAAGACAATTTTTCTTTGATTGGTACCACGGATGTGGAGATAAAAGGAGACCCATCTCAAGTCCAGATCTCAGAGGAAGAAATCAGTTATTTGATTGACGTCACTAATCAAAACTTCAAACACAAAATTTGTCGTGATGATATTGTCCATACATACTCTGGTGTAAGGCCGTTATTAGATGATGAATCGTCAGACGCTCAAGCCATCACTCGCGATTACACACTAGAGGTAGATCACGCAGATAAAACCCCTCCTCTACTGTCTGTATTTGGAGGCAAAATCACCACTTATCGCAAACTGGCTGAAGCCGCGGGAAATAAGATCAATCAGTTTTTCCCCCAAATGACCGCCAGCAAGACCAAAACAAACGTTCTACCTGGTGGCGATTTTAAAGATCAGGAGATATTGTTTGCGCAGCTGCATAAAACTTATCCATGGCTAGATAGCTCTCTGCTCACTCGTTACGTGCGCAGTTACGGCACCTTATCCAAAACCATTTTGCATGGATGTATTAGCGTTGAAGATATGGGACAGCATTTTGGCTGTGGGCTCTATCAGCGTGAAGTTGAGTATCTTATTGATCGAGAATGGGCGCACACGGTCGACGATGTTATTTGGCGCAGAAGTAAATTAGGATTGCGACTAAGCGCCTTGGAGAAAGAACAGCTAGGCACATTTCTAAATGCGTCTGGCTCTGAGTGCAAGAAAGCGTCTTAG
- a CDS encoding TonB-dependent receptor, translating into MGILTTNTAVRRMVKRVVTGNIKTTLIGALALYTHIAAAQSSMEARVIGADGKAIANITVRAENSATGASFIGVSDAQGRVRFGGLATGGAWRLHAQGNENYVSTISDNVRLRSEFQSNITLKLNLRDSSQVDDEVIVTGSRSGALLNTSNAEVSATLSAEQIKLLPVEARSLERLLFRLPSVTQSTGFFGEAPSVAINGANALFTNYTIDGLDNNENFLGGQKFPVPVGAVQDVTVLSSSYSVEYGRTANGVVNVTTPSGGNEVKSEIFFVTRPGGFLSADPESNQTSLFGAPVSDSFDRYQGGFTVSGPIVRNQTFFFLNAEYVLDETDNILSAPLLNVNSTLEGTNEQILITGRLDHNWNSQLRTSLRINHGHVELERQGGGLDGGVTFPSAGSVQDRLSTNIALTNTFSTDYFDYVGSFQYSRFNWDFGEPLNGPGPQASVFGGADQSAPIAVLGHPGFIFDSTEKTFQTQHKFTFDIGQHRIKFGTDLVVADFDLFGGGNVNGNFAVSLTDQQLAALQNIGPGLSTNDLPADANIISASFETQPNAFGTTQRVHSVFLEDQWQTTDNLSLTLGLRWDYDNLTSIGGSGDYDNFAPRFGFNFTPTETVAVRGGVGLFIEKIPYAVISDAIQQNSDSAGFRAQLQTLIDRGILPNSTNLDEITTGEGNQAINAAAQCTSLFNCPDPTTFANEADLLTNTERRIFNPSGLENPEALQVSLGVEWQANDDWLLGVDWQYSRGRNLLRLVDLNAPEPFVFNQAAFDNLGLDGVAALTPQQREDLSLVRSATAANLTRPAAGPNGVIPEGGARSIIVSDTGGRSRYRALIFKAQKAQGDNFYDASIFYTLSRLENDTDDINFRANDSNNFAADFGPSLNDRTHVIVSNINFFPIEHLTVSLAAIIQSGQPINLVPNATTFGTSDINGDGLSFADQFTGNPDRFPGVSRNSDRLPWSYTLDLGAGYIFEDLGSGSLEVRADFFNLLNTNNESGFPVNFTASNQIQVFGESRVQNSAASPRTFQFSAKYNF; encoded by the coding sequence ATGGGAATTTTGACAACAAACACTGCGGTTAGGCGCATGGTTAAACGAGTAGTTACTGGCAATATCAAGACAACATTAATAGGCGCATTAGCGCTATACACACACATCGCTGCAGCACAGTCTTCTATGGAAGCAAGGGTCATTGGTGCTGATGGCAAAGCTATCGCTAATATTACAGTGCGAGCCGAAAACTCTGCCACAGGCGCATCATTTATTGGAGTCTCTGACGCTCAAGGACGGGTACGTTTTGGTGGCTTAGCCACCGGTGGAGCCTGGCGACTGCATGCACAGGGCAATGAAAACTATGTTTCTACTATCTCGGATAATGTGCGTTTACGCTCGGAATTTCAGTCAAACATCACCCTCAAATTAAACCTTCGCGATAGCAGTCAAGTAGACGACGAAGTCATCGTCACAGGTAGTCGTTCAGGTGCTTTGTTAAATACCTCCAACGCTGAAGTGTCAGCGACACTGTCTGCCGAACAAATTAAATTATTACCCGTCGAGGCGCGCAGTTTAGAAAGACTATTATTTCGCTTGCCCAGTGTAACCCAATCTACCGGTTTTTTTGGAGAAGCGCCGTCGGTTGCCATTAACGGCGCTAATGCGCTTTTTACCAATTACACTATTGACGGCTTAGACAATAACGAAAACTTTTTAGGTGGCCAGAAATTTCCGGTACCCGTGGGCGCAGTGCAGGATGTCACCGTATTATCCAGTTCCTATTCTGTTGAATATGGACGCACCGCCAATGGTGTGGTTAACGTCACCACGCCATCCGGTGGCAATGAGGTAAAAAGTGAAATATTTTTTGTCACACGCCCCGGCGGTTTTTTATCTGCTGACCCCGAGTCTAACCAAACCTCGCTATTTGGTGCCCCGGTATCTGACTCTTTTGATCGCTACCAAGGCGGCTTTACTGTAAGCGGCCCGATTGTAAGAAACCAGACCTTCTTTTTTCTTAATGCTGAGTATGTGCTAGACGAGACCGACAATATATTAAGTGCCCCCCTGCTTAATGTGAATAGCACCTTGGAGGGCACTAACGAACAAATCCTAATCACCGGCCGCCTCGATCACAATTGGAATTCACAGCTGCGCACGTCTTTGCGCATCAACCACGGTCATGTGGAATTAGAACGTCAAGGTGGTGGTCTCGATGGCGGTGTCACGTTCCCAAGTGCCGGCAGTGTGCAAGACCGTTTATCCACGAATATCGCACTAACTAATACGTTTTCCACGGATTATTTCGACTATGTGGGTTCTTTTCAGTACAGCCGTTTTAATTGGGATTTTGGCGAGCCTTTAAATGGCCCTGGACCGCAGGCAAGTGTGTTTGGTGGTGCCGATCAGTCAGCGCCCATTGCCGTGCTAGGTCATCCGGGCTTTATTTTTGATTCCACGGAAAAAACCTTTCAAACACAGCATAAATTCACTTTTGATATTGGCCAACACCGTATCAAGTTTGGTACAGATCTGGTCGTGGCCGACTTTGATCTATTCGGCGGTGGCAATGTTAATGGCAATTTTGCGGTCTCACTGACAGATCAACAACTGGCTGCTCTGCAAAACATCGGACCGGGCTTATCGACAAATGACTTACCCGCGGACGCAAATATTATCAGCGCTAGCTTTGAAACACAGCCTAACGCCTTTGGTACCACCCAACGTGTGCACAGTGTGTTTTTGGAAGATCAATGGCAAACCACGGATAACTTAAGCCTTACTCTAGGCTTGCGCTGGGATTACGATAACCTCACCAGTATTGGTGGCAGTGGTGATTACGATAACTTTGCACCGCGCTTTGGCTTTAACTTCACCCCCACAGAAACAGTCGCCGTACGCGGTGGTGTTGGTCTCTTTATCGAGAAGATACCCTATGCTGTAATATCCGATGCCATTCAACAGAACTCGGATTCCGCAGGGTTTCGTGCACAGCTGCAAACATTAATTGACAGAGGCATATTACCCAATAGCACCAACCTTGATGAAATCACTACCGGTGAAGGCAACCAGGCCATTAATGCAGCAGCACAATGCACAAGTCTATTCAACTGCCCCGACCCTACTACATTTGCCAATGAAGCTGATCTGTTAACCAATACAGAGCGACGCATCTTTAACCCTTCTGGCCTGGAAAACCCTGAAGCTCTGCAAGTGAGCCTGGGAGTTGAGTGGCAAGCAAACGATGACTGGCTGCTGGGCGTGGACTGGCAGTATTCTCGTGGACGTAATCTCTTACGTTTGGTCGACCTCAATGCACCGGAGCCTTTTGTTTTCAATCAGGCGGCCTTTGACAATCTAGGACTTGATGGCGTAGCAGCACTAACGCCACAACAACGGGAGGACTTGTCACTGGTGCGCTCCGCCACCGCTGCCAACCTAACCCGCCCTGCCGCCGGCCCCAATGGCGTCATACCAGAAGGTGGCGCTCGTTCGATTATTGTTTCTGATACCGGTGGCCGGTCGCGTTATCGCGCACTTATTTTCAAAGCACAGAAAGCACAAGGGGATAACTTCTACGATGCCAGTATCTTTTATACACTGTCACGTCTAGAGAACGATACCGATGATATCAACTTCCGTGCTAATGACTCCAACAACTTTGCTGCCGATTTCGGCCCGTCGTTAAACGACCGAACACATGTGATTGTGTCGAATATTAATTTCTTTCCTATCGAGCATTTAACGGTCAGCCTCGCGGCCATCATCCAATCAGGACAACCCATTAACCTGGTGCCCAACGCCACTACCTTTGGCACCAGTGATATCAATGGTGATGGCTTATCTTTTGCTGACCAATTCACTGGTAACCCGGACCGATTTCCTGGAGTTTCGCGCAACTCCGACCGACTTCCCTGGTCATATACTCTGGATTTAGGCGCCGGTTACATCTTTGAAGATTTGGGTTCTGGCTCACTTGAAGTCCGTGCAGACTTCTTCAATCTGCTCAATACTAATAATGAGAGTGGTTTCCCGGTGAACTTTACTGCATCAAATCAGATTCAGGTATTCGGTGAATCCAGAGTACAGAACAGTGCAGCGTCACCACGTACTTTCCAGTTTTCGGCGAAATACAATTTTTAA
- a CDS encoding radical SAM/SPASM domain-containing protein, whose product MESIYYVMNWACHRRCKHCYETNFRPYIRDELKKVVAESVANFPRIIDNLPETMTYRDLAAPLAGGGYQEKTGRIILAGGEVLLEPVRQQVLYPVLERLQQRYGAGGIKVIVQTTGDLVTEEIIEQLLKRGVWMISIAGMDDYHVGLEGDKRLPLIAKLKQWFAAAGINPSGWQADNSDNVSWGDEDGPLYHFFGATPDEWIGKLWPRGRAWENGLSSADISDNFCAEWAGAKNFLNHQYSGSEVSIDPNGDVFPCCMKTKFPIGNLTEEPLIGILDSLIGHPVYEALVAGTPERMGLQRGWSVENFLNACETQTPTGKPYRNLCIGCDNFHQQVLGPELLELRRQRLAALQSPITLVQ is encoded by the coding sequence TTGGAATCGATTTACTATGTGATGAACTGGGCGTGTCATCGTCGCTGTAAGCACTGTTACGAAACAAATTTTCGTCCCTATATTCGAGATGAATTAAAGAAAGTCGTTGCTGAAAGTGTGGCTAACTTCCCTAGGATTATCGACAACCTACCAGAAACTATGACCTACCGAGATTTAGCCGCGCCACTTGCCGGGGGCGGTTATCAGGAGAAAACTGGGCGTATTATTTTGGCCGGTGGAGAAGTTCTACTTGAGCCGGTGCGTCAACAAGTGCTCTACCCTGTGCTCGAACGTTTGCAGCAACGCTATGGCGCAGGTGGTATTAAAGTGATCGTACAAACCACAGGCGACCTCGTTACAGAGGAAATTATTGAGCAGCTTCTTAAACGAGGCGTCTGGATGATTTCCATCGCCGGCATGGACGACTATCACGTAGGCCTTGAGGGGGATAAGCGCCTACCTTTAATTGCCAAACTAAAACAGTGGTTTGCAGCCGCTGGGATAAACCCATCGGGTTGGCAAGCCGACAATTCAGACAATGTTTCCTGGGGGGACGAGGACGGCCCATTGTATCACTTCTTCGGCGCTACTCCAGATGAATGGATCGGCAAACTATGGCCCCGAGGCCGTGCATGGGAGAACGGCCTTTCCTCGGCAGATATTAGCGATAACTTTTGCGCTGAATGGGCAGGCGCAAAAAACTTTTTAAATCATCAATATTCAGGTTCAGAAGTTTCTATCGATCCCAACGGCGATGTTTTTCCCTGCTGCATGAAAACTAAATTCCCCATTGGCAACCTTACAGAAGAACCTCTTATCGGCATTCTCGATAGTTTGATTGGACATCCGGTATACGAAGCGTTAGTCGCGGGTACGCCCGAGCGCATGGGCTTGCAACGAGGATGGAGTGTGGAAAATTTTTTAAATGCCTGTGAAACTCAAACGCCGACAGGCAAACCTTACCGCAACCTCTGTATTGGCTGCGACAATTTTCATCAGCAGGTGCTAGGGCCAGAGCTTCTTGAACTGCGCCGCCAGCGCTTGGCAGCGCTGCAATCTCCTATTACTTTGGTACAGTAG
- a CDS encoding ABC transporter substrate-binding protein yields MKAVLLFSLVLLLASCSKSSNDDGKERTVVSHTAPWQEVVDTARGQSVYWNAWAGDEKINAYIQWVAEQVNQQYGITLKHVKLQDTAEAVSRILAEKSAGRIQGGSVDLMWINGENFASLKENNMLFGPFVEQLPSSKFIDFANNPSLTTDFTIPVEGLEAPWGRSLFVFIYDSQRIAKPPRTYPALLAWAQQNPARFTYPAPPNFTGSSFLKQAMLSLAPKDIQFSETPDDATFQRATAPLFSYLDKLHPHLWRKGKTFPRTGPAQRQLLADGELDITLSFNPSDALSAIASGLLPDTVKSYGLDSGSLGNTHFLAIAANASASEGARVVINFLLSPAAQARKADIHVWGDAAVLSLERLAPAEQKLFRDKAVAGTLATVELKISDGSDSYVYQEPHPSWLRQLENQWAKRYAQ; encoded by the coding sequence ATGAAAGCGGTCTTACTTTTTTCCCTAGTATTATTGCTAGCCAGTTGCAGTAAAAGCAGCAACGATGATGGCAAAGAAAGAACAGTAGTCAGCCATACGGCGCCGTGGCAAGAGGTAGTGGATACAGCGCGTGGGCAGAGCGTATATTGGAATGCTTGGGCGGGCGATGAAAAAATAAATGCCTATATCCAGTGGGTCGCTGAACAGGTTAACCAACAATATGGCATCACATTAAAGCACGTTAAATTGCAAGATACTGCCGAAGCGGTGAGCCGGATACTGGCAGAAAAATCTGCAGGAAGAATACAGGGAGGCTCGGTAGATTTAATGTGGATCAACGGCGAAAACTTTGCTTCGCTGAAGGAAAACAATATGTTGTTTGGTCCTTTTGTTGAGCAGCTGCCTTCTTCGAAATTTATTGATTTTGCCAACAATCCATCATTAACCACCGACTTCACTATTCCTGTAGAAGGTTTGGAAGCGCCATGGGGTCGATCTTTATTTGTCTTTATCTATGACAGCCAGAGAATTGCTAAGCCTCCACGCACTTATCCGGCGCTACTTGCATGGGCGCAGCAGAACCCGGCAAGGTTTACCTACCCGGCGCCCCCTAACTTTACCGGCTCATCTTTCTTAAAGCAGGCAATGCTCAGTTTAGCTCCAAAAGATATCCAGTTTAGTGAAACACCTGACGATGCAACATTCCAGCGAGCGACGGCACCGCTATTTTCCTACCTGGATAAACTGCATCCACATTTATGGCGCAAAGGTAAAACATTCCCGCGTACTGGACCTGCCCAGCGCCAATTGTTAGCCGATGGTGAACTTGATATTACCTTATCGTTTAACCCATCAGATGCTCTAAGTGCTATTGCTTCAGGTCTATTGCCAGATACAGTGAAAAGCTATGGCCTAGACAGTGGTAGTCTTGGCAATACTCATTTTCTTGCCATTGCGGCCAATGCCAGTGCCAGTGAAGGTGCTCGGGTAGTTATCAACTTTTTATTATCACCCGCGGCGCAGGCACGCAAAGCAGACATTCATGTTTGGGGAGATGCCGCAGTCCTAAGTCTTGAACGTTTAGCGCCGGCAGAGCAAAAACTATTTCGCGATAAAGCAGTAGCGGGCACTCTGGCAACGGTTGAACTTAAAATCAGTGATGGCAGCGACAGCTATGTCTACCAAGAGCCTCACCCCTCATGGTTGCGACAACTTGAAAATCAGTGGGCAAAACGTTACGCCCAATGA
- a CDS encoding ABC transporter permease produces MRQRSKLSLLTCVGLLSITAGTVILGLLGILAPAFGHLPAINRFGPSLQAWQLFLQAPGIGFSLFLSLSVGLISTFCAFVMSQSLLASLWGKKRFIHAESISRLLLATPHVAVALSLIFLLSPSGFLMRLISPVANLTTPLDYLFPGDSNGLALILGLILKETPFLIAVSAIAARDTNPSPMLAQAASLGYGRIKSWLMVVTPQLYTRIRLPIFAALAFATTTIEQALILGPTIPATLAVRLLQWFNDPDLAARLPLAAGAIALALCVIIAFALWRLGEYACSHLVRYSALRGKRNSTLPVIATVFAQATSFVLYCTVVALLGLGLTAFIEGWRFPDILPTQWTLKVWARSSFVLQDVAINTLSLGIACAIIAPTLALVGLQASAARPRFRMLLNIALFLPLFIPEATIIFGLNVAWSTWRMDGQWLTVLWAHLIYCLPYAWLTLAGPHKAIDPRLLISARVLGLGPWATFFRVSLPLLTAPIFTAAALCVLISVSLYLPTLVASAGRLPTLITESIALASGGDRRSVAVMMVLLVVLPLLVLEIAHRIPKIIFRHRRALSGKLS; encoded by the coding sequence ATGAGACAGCGCTCAAAGCTATCGTTGCTAACATGTGTTGGCTTATTGTCGATAACGGCCGGCACAGTGATACTAGGTTTGCTGGGTATTTTGGCGCCCGCCTTCGGGCACTTGCCAGCAATCAATAGATTCGGACCCAGCCTGCAAGCATGGCAGCTATTCTTGCAGGCGCCAGGGATAGGGTTTTCGCTATTTCTATCCCTATCAGTGGGCTTGATATCCACGTTTTGTGCCTTTGTAATGTCACAAAGTTTGCTGGCAAGCCTATGGGGCAAAAAGCGTTTTATACACGCCGAAAGTATCAGCCGCTTATTACTGGCGACGCCCCACGTAGCGGTGGCTTTAAGCCTGATCTTTTTACTCTCACCTTCAGGTTTCTTAATGCGCTTGATCAGCCCGGTGGCCAATTTAACCACACCCCTGGATTATCTTTTTCCTGGTGATAGCAATGGCCTGGCGCTTATATTGGGACTTATTTTGAAGGAAACGCCCTTTCTCATAGCAGTCAGTGCCATCGCGGCGCGCGATACGAATCCAAGCCCTATGCTCGCTCAGGCAGCCAGTCTCGGTTATGGACGTATAAAGAGCTGGCTGATGGTTGTTACGCCTCAACTCTATACACGCATTCGCTTGCCTATTTTTGCAGCGTTAGCCTTTGCTACCACAACTATAGAGCAAGCTTTAATTTTAGGCCCTACCATACCTGCCACACTGGCCGTTCGTTTATTACAGTGGTTTAACGATCCAGATCTAGCGGCACGACTCCCACTTGCCGCTGGCGCCATTGCGCTCGCCCTCTGCGTCATCATCGCCTTTGCCCTATGGCGCCTGGGGGAATATGCATGTTCTCATTTAGTACGCTATAGCGCTCTGCGCGGCAAGCGTAATAGTACTCTGCCCGTTATCGCAACAGTATTTGCCCAAGCAACTTCTTTCGTACTGTATTGTACTGTTGTCGCCCTGCTAGGCCTTGGATTAACCGCTTTTATTGAAGGTTGGCGCTTTCCCGATATTTTACCCACCCAATGGACACTCAAGGTCTGGGCCCGTAGTAGTTTCGTCCTACAAGATGTTGCTATCAACACCCTTAGTCTTGGTATAGCTTGCGCTATTATTGCACCGACATTGGCATTAGTTGGTTTGCAAGCGAGTGCCGCCAGGCCGCGCTTTCGCATGCTGCTGAATATCGCCTTATTCTTACCTTTGTTTATACCCGAAGCCACAATTATCTTTGGCCTCAATGTCGCCTGGTCTACTTGGCGGATGGATGGTCAATGGCTAACTGTCTTGTGGGCACACCTTATATATTGCCTACCCTACGCATGGCTAACACTGGCAGGCCCCCATAAGGCCATAGATCCACGGCTATTAATAAGTGCCCGCGTCTTAGGTTTAGGCCCATGGGCGACATTCTTTAGAGTCTCTTTGCCATTGCTCACAGCGCCCATTTTTACTGCCGCAGCTTTATGTGTGTTGATTTCTGTCTCTCTTTACTTGCCAACCTTAGTGGCTTCTGCTGGGCGTCTGCCTACTTTAATCACAGAAAGTATTGCTTTAGCTTCTGGTGGCGATAGAAGAAGTGTGGCTGTGATGATGGTATTGTTGGTGGTATTGCCACTGCTAGTACTTGAAATCGCACACCGTATTCCCAAAATTATTTTTCGCCACAGGCGCGCTCTTTCAGGAAAGTTATCGTGA